Proteins encoded by one window of Listeria cossartiae subsp. cossartiae:
- a CDS encoding zinc-dependent alcohol dehydrogenase: MKKLVATAPRVAALVEYNDREVLEDEVKIKVQFASPKHGTEVVDFRGISPFIDEEFSPEWNLFVSRETNSARGIVFGEFQLGNMVVGEVVECGSQVTEYALGDIVCSYGPIMETVIVKAVDNYKLRKLPKGANWKNAVCYDPAQFAMSGVRDAHVRAGDYVVVVGLGAIGQIAIQLAKKAGASVVIGVDPLSHRREIAEKHGADATFDPITTDVGLEVKRLTGKLGADSIIETSGNAAALQAALRGIAYGGTISYVAFAKPFPEGFNLGREAHFNNAKIVFSRAASEPNPDYPRWDRKRIEETCWELLMNGYLDCSDIIDPVVPFADSAESYMKYVDQQPDLSIKMGITL; encoded by the coding sequence ATGAAAAAATTAGTAGCGACAGCGCCTCGTGTGGCGGCATTAGTAGAATATAATGATCGTGAAGTTTTAGAAGATGAAGTAAAAATCAAAGTACAATTCGCTTCTCCAAAACATGGTACCGAAGTAGTTGATTTTAGAGGAATTAGTCCTTTTATTGATGAAGAATTTTCACCAGAATGGAATCTATTTGTTTCACGTGAAACAAATAGTGCGCGAGGCATTGTATTTGGCGAGTTTCAGCTAGGTAACATGGTCGTTGGTGAAGTTGTGGAATGTGGGAGCCAAGTGACGGAATATGCGCTTGGGGATATCGTTTGTTCTTACGGACCCATTATGGAAACAGTTATTGTAAAAGCTGTTGATAATTATAAATTACGCAAATTGCCAAAAGGTGCTAATTGGAAAAATGCAGTTTGCTACGACCCGGCTCAATTTGCAATGAGTGGCGTGCGTGATGCACATGTTCGCGCGGGCGATTACGTTGTTGTTGTCGGACTTGGCGCGATTGGTCAAATTGCGATTCAACTAGCGAAAAAAGCTGGTGCAAGTGTTGTTATCGGGGTTGATCCACTTAGTCATCGTCGTGAAATCGCTGAAAAACATGGAGCAGATGCTACGTTTGATCCGATTACGACAGATGTTGGTTTAGAAGTGAAACGCCTTACTGGTAAACTTGGAGCAGATTCTATCATTGAAACAAGCGGTAATGCGGCGGCACTTCAAGCTGCGTTGCGCGGAATTGCATACGGCGGAACGATTTCTTACGTAGCATTCGCGAAACCTTTCCCAGAAGGCTTTAACCTAGGACGTGAAGCTCATTTCAACAATGCGAAAATCGTCTTTTCTCGTGCGGCTAGTGAGCCAAATCCGGATTATCCGCGTTGGGATCGTAAGCGTATCGAGGAAACTTGTTGGGAATTACTGATGAATGGGTACTTAGATTGCTCGGATATTATTGATCCAGTCGTTCCATTCGCTGATTCTGCTGAGAGCTACATGAAATATGTCGACCAACAACCTGATTTAAGTATTAAAATGGGGATTACCCTTTAA
- a CDS encoding sugar phosphate isomerase/epimerase family protein produces MKLGTQNQAFFPENIEEKFAYVKEMGFEGFEIDGKLLVENLDEVKKAIEKTGLPVSTACGGYDGWIGDFIEERRLNGLEEIKAILEALAEVGGQGIVVPAAWGMFTYRLPPMTSPRSQAGDFKAVSESLIYLDKIAGETGTKVYLEPLNRYQDHMINLLGDAQKYIDENNLKNVEIIADFYHMNIEEDSIPAALEMYKASIGHIHVADNHRYQPGSGSLDFKTSFDQLKKNGYNGFLTFECRVRSENPEQAYKDALAHLKSCLI; encoded by the coding sequence ATGAAATTAGGCACACAAAACCAAGCATTTTTCCCGGAAAATATTGAAGAAAAATTTGCTTATGTAAAAGAAATGGGCTTTGAAGGTTTTGAAATTGATGGTAAATTGCTTGTTGAAAATTTGGATGAAGTAAAGAAGGCTATCGAAAAAACTGGGCTACCTGTTAGTACTGCATGTGGCGGTTATGATGGTTGGATTGGTGACTTCATTGAAGAGCGCAGACTGAACGGTTTAGAAGAAATTAAGGCGATTTTAGAAGCTTTAGCAGAAGTTGGCGGGCAAGGGATTGTTGTTCCAGCGGCGTGGGGAATGTTCACGTACCGCCTTCCACCAATGACTTCACCGCGTAGCCAAGCCGGCGATTTCAAAGCTGTGAGCGAGTCATTAATTTACTTGGATAAAATTGCTGGTGAGACTGGCACGAAAGTTTATCTTGAGCCGCTTAACAGATACCAAGATCACATGATTAATTTGCTGGGTGATGCGCAGAAATATATTGATGAAAATAATCTCAAAAATGTAGAAATTATCGCTGACTTCTATCATATGAACATTGAAGAAGATAGCATTCCAGCTGCACTTGAGATGTATAAAGCATCGATTGGTCATATTCATGTTGCTGATAATCATCGCTACCAACCAGGAAGCGGCAGCCTTGATTTTAAAACAAGTTTTGATCAACTGAAAAAGAATGGTTACAACGGATTTTTAACTTTTGAATGTCGTGTTCGCAGTGAAAATCCTGAACAAGCTTATAAAGATGCATTAGCACATTTAAAAAGCTGTTTAATTTAA
- a CDS encoding Gfo/Idh/MocA family protein: protein MKKRVAIIGAGQVAEKVHAAYYKTRNELELVAVCDPSMERGEEFRVNNGFEKHFATAEEMFATEKIDIVSICTPNRFHFDNVMLSLVHGADVMCEKPPAMSAAEAKAMWELAEKKGAILAYDFHHRFSSEAQFLKENSALLGEIYCVKATALRRSGVPGWGTFTNKEMQGGGPLIDMGIHMLDAAMFVLGFPKVKKVTAKSFQKIGTKKSAGTFGSWDPKKYTVEDSLFGFIELENGGLIELDTSFALHIKPENMLNVDFFGDLAGGSLYPAEIYTDNAGAFELLESLGQLDENKHENSMKAFVDSVLGDGKVELAGAEQGYIIQKIVESLYESAEKGESVSL from the coding sequence ATGAAAAAAAGAGTTGCGATTATAGGCGCCGGACAAGTCGCTGAGAAGGTCCACGCTGCATATTATAAGACGAGAAATGAACTAGAGCTTGTGGCTGTTTGCGATCCAAGTATGGAACGCGGTGAAGAGTTCCGCGTGAACAATGGTTTTGAGAAGCATTTTGCTACAGCAGAAGAAATGTTTGCTACAGAAAAAATTGATATTGTGAGTATTTGTACGCCCAACCGGTTTCATTTTGACAATGTGATGCTGTCATTAGTACATGGGGCAGACGTAATGTGTGAAAAACCACCCGCAATGAGTGCGGCGGAAGCGAAAGCGATGTGGGAGCTGGCTGAGAAAAAAGGTGCAATTTTGGCGTATGATTTCCACCATCGTTTTTCCAGTGAAGCACAGTTTTTGAAGGAAAATTCGGCGCTTTTAGGTGAGATTTATTGTGTGAAGGCTACTGCGCTTCGTCGTTCTGGTGTCCCGGGTTGGGGAACGTTTACGAACAAAGAAATGCAAGGCGGGGGTCCATTGATTGATATGGGGATTCATATGCTTGATGCGGCGATGTTTGTCCTTGGTTTTCCAAAAGTGAAGAAAGTAACGGCAAAAAGTTTCCAAAAAATCGGGACGAAGAAAAGTGCTGGGACATTTGGTTCGTGGGATCCGAAAAAATATACAGTGGAAGATTCTTTATTCGGCTTTATTGAATTGGAAAATGGCGGATTGATTGAGCTTGATACTTCTTTTGCGTTACATATTAAACCGGAAAACATGCTAAATGTCGACTTTTTCGGTGATTTAGCTGGTGGAAGTTTATACCCGGCTGAAATTTATACAGATAATGCAGGTGCGTTTGAGTTATTGGAGAGCCTTGGTCAATTGGACGAAAATAAACACGAAAATAGTATGAAAGCCTTTGTTGATAGTGTTCTTGGTGATGGAAAAGTGGAGCTTGCTGGAGCAGAACAAGGTTATATCATCCAAAAAATCGTTGAAAGCTTATACGAATCGGCAGAAAAAGGTGAGAGTGTTTCTTTATGA